The Candidatus Melainabacteria bacterium RIFOXYA2_FULL_32_9 genomic interval ACACTTCTTGTAATAATAGTAATTTTAATATCATTTGGAATGATGGCCATTTTCAGTGCAGGAGCACCGGAAGGGAGTTATTTATATAATAACCCTGCTTATTATTTCATGAAGCATTTTATGTATATACTGATTGGCTTATTTTGTATGACTTTCTTTGCAAAATTCGACTATAAAAAATTAAAAAACTATGTAATGCCATTTTCGCTTGTAACTATTGCTTTAATTGCAGCAACATATATTCCAGGATTGGGAAAAGAAAGTTATGGAGCTTCCAGATGGTTGATAGGTATTCCTATTCAGCCATCCGAACTTGCAAAAATAGCAACTATTTTACTGGTCTCTTCAATAATGATTAATGCTAAAACTATTTTTGACAGAAAGTTATTACTGCATCTTGGCTTAGTTGGCATTATGTTTATTTTAATTTTGAAACAACCTAACTTAAGCGTTGCAACAATAGTTGCTGCTATTGCAGGAGTTTTACTCTTAGCAGGTGGAATATCGTCATTATTATTAGGTGGGGTTGCTGCTGCAGGTGCTGCTTTTGTTTTACCTCATATGCATGGTTATCAGACAAGTAGAATAACTGGATGGTTAAATCCGTGGGCTGATCCTCAAGGCACAGGATATAATTTGATACAATCGTGGTATGCTATTGGTTCTGGAGGTATATTTGGAGTCGGATTTGGAAATTCCAAGCAAAAATTATTTTGGCTTCCATTCAGGCATACAGACTTTATTTTTTCTGTAATAGCAGAGGAACTTGGACTAATAGGCTGTTTGGTTTTGATAGGTGTATTTATTGCCTTTATTCATAGAGGTCTTTTAATTGCTAATAGATGTACAGACTCATTTGGTAAACTTTTGGCTCTTGGAATAACTTTTGCTATCGGAATTCAGGCATTTATTAATATCGGTGTTACCGTTGGTGTTTTACCTGTAACAGGGGTAACTCTTCCTTTAATTAGTTACGGCGGAACTTCTGTGGTAGTAACCATGATAATGCTCGGAGTTTTACTAAATATAT includes:
- a CDS encoding cell division protein FtsW, with amino-acid sequence MIITSPDNTLLVIIVILISFGMMAIFSAGAPEGSYLYNNPAYYFMKHFMYILIGLFCMTFFAKFDYKKLKNYVMPFSLVTIALIAATYIPGLGKESYGASRWLIGIPIQPSELAKIATILLVSSIMINAKTIFDRKLLLHLGLVGIMFILILKQPNLSVATIVAAIAGVLLLAGGISSLLLGGVAAAGAAFVLPHMHGYQTSRITGWLNPWADPQGTGYNLIQSWYAIGSGGIFGVGFGNSKQKLFWLPFRHTDFIFSVIAEELGLIGCLVLIGVFIAFIHRGLLIANRCTDSFGKLLALGITFAIGIQAFINIGVTVGVLPVTGVTLPLISYGGTSVVVTMIMLGVLLNISRKRIKRIQPEEAQYAV